The Pseudomonas sp. DG56-2 genome contains a region encoding:
- the cobW gene encoding cobalamin biosynthesis protein CobW codes for MKTLAKLPVTIVTGFLGSGKTTLLRHMLDNAQGRRIAVIVNEFGELGIDGEILKQCSIGCTEEEASGRVYELANGCLCCTVQEEFFPVMRELVARRGDLDHILIETSGLALPKPLVQAFQWPEIRNACTVDAVITVVDSPAVAAGTFAAFPDQVDAQRKLDPNLDHESPLHELFADQLASADLVVLNKADLIAAQDLAKVRAEVQEELPPAVKVIEASSGRLPLEVLLGLGAESEAHIDGRRTHHDSHHDDDDHDDHDHDAFDSISIELPEAHESQLLDALTQLVVQHGILRVKGFAAIPGKPMRLLIQGVGTRFDKHFDRAWRSEEPRSTRLVLIGQELDALQLEASLRAALSA; via the coding sequence ATGAAAACACTGGCCAAACTTCCCGTCACTATCGTCACCGGCTTTCTCGGCTCGGGCAAAACGACACTGCTTCGACACATGCTCGACAATGCCCAAGGGCGGCGCATCGCGGTGATCGTCAACGAATTCGGTGAGCTGGGCATCGACGGCGAGATTCTCAAGCAGTGCAGCATTGGTTGCACCGAAGAAGAGGCCAGCGGTCGTGTCTATGAGTTGGCCAACGGTTGCCTGTGCTGCACCGTGCAGGAAGAGTTCTTCCCAGTGATGCGCGAACTGGTTGCCCGCCGTGGCGATCTTGACCACATCCTTATTGAAACCAGCGGCCTGGCGCTGCCCAAACCGCTGGTTCAAGCGTTCCAGTGGCCGGAAATTCGCAATGCCTGCACAGTTGATGCGGTCATCACCGTAGTCGATAGTCCCGCAGTGGCTGCCGGTACCTTTGCAGCGTTCCCTGATCAGGTCGATGCCCAGCGCAAACTTGACCCTAACCTGGACCATGAGTCGCCGCTGCACGAGCTGTTCGCCGACCAACTGGCCAGCGCCGATCTGGTGGTGCTGAACAAGGCCGACCTGATTGCTGCGCAAGACCTGGCCAAGGTCCGTGCCGAAGTGCAGGAAGAGTTGCCGCCAGCGGTCAAGGTGATCGAAGCCAGCAGCGGCCGTTTGCCGCTGGAAGTGCTGCTGGGCCTGGGCGCCGAGTCGGAAGCGCATATCGATGGCCGGCGTACCCACCATGATTCGCACCACGATGATGACGATCACGATGATCATGACCATGACGCCTTCGACTCGATCTCCATCGAGCTGCCAGAAGCGCACGAAAGCCAATTGCTGGATGCCTTGACTCAATTGGTCGTGCAGCACGGCATTTTGCGAGTCAAGGGCTTCGCGGCAATTCCCGGTAAACCGATGCGTTTGCTGATCCAGGGTGTCGGTACTCGTTTCGACAAGCACTTCGACCGCGCCTGGCGCAGTGAAGAGCCGCGCTCTACGCGCCTGGTGCTGATCGGCCAGGAACTGGATGCGCTGCAACTGGAAGCGAGCCTGCGGGCCGCACTGAGCGCTTGA